Proteins from a single region of Sediminitomix flava:
- the arsC gene encoding arsenate reductase (glutaredoxin) (This arsenate reductase requires both glutathione and glutaredoxin to convert arsenate to arsenite, after which the efflux transporter formed by ArsA and ArsB can extrude the arsenite from the cell, providing resistance.), which translates to MKILHNPRCTKSRQTLALIQEKSEDISIIEYLKTPPTRDELKDILKKLDMNASQIIRKGETIFKESFKGKDLTEDEWLDAMVEFPKLIERPIVIKGDKAVIGRPPENVLEIL; encoded by the coding sequence ATGAAGATCTTACATAATCCTCGTTGTACTAAAAGCAGGCAAACCTTAGCGCTAATTCAAGAGAAATCTGAAGATATTTCAATTATTGAATATCTAAAAACGCCACCGACACGAGACGAATTAAAGGACATTTTAAAGAAGCTCGATATGAATGCTTCTCAAATAATTAGAAAGGGAGAGACAATCTTCAAAGAAAGCTTTAAAGGAAAAGATCTTACAGAAGATGAATGGTTAGATGCAATGGTTGAATTTCCAAAACTCATTGAAAGACCTATCGTTATCAAAGGAGATAAAGCTGTGATTGGTAGACCTCCAGAAAATGTATTAGAAATTTTATAA